One genomic region from Streptomyces sp. NBC_01304 encodes:
- a CDS encoding SigE family RNA polymerase sigma factor, with translation MTSDEEPLHAFIEARRGALFRSAYLLCGNRDEAEDLVQATLVKVVLGWRRLRRLDNVEAYARKTLVNTFIAGRRRFWRWEQAYGELPDRPAPAGDPESALALRAAMAGLNPRQRAVLVLRYWEDLSVQDTAQLLGMRENTVKSHTARGLEALRAVMREEYV, from the coding sequence ATGACGTCGGACGAGGAGCCGCTGCACGCCTTCATCGAGGCGAGACGCGGCGCGCTGTTCCGAAGCGCCTATCTGCTCTGCGGCAACCGGGACGAGGCCGAGGACCTGGTCCAGGCGACGCTGGTGAAGGTGGTGCTCGGCTGGCGCAGGCTGCGTCGCCTCGACAACGTCGAGGCATACGCCAGAAAGACGTTGGTCAATACGTTCATCGCCGGCCGCCGTCGGTTCTGGCGGTGGGAGCAGGCGTACGGCGAACTGCCCGACCGCCCCGCACCGGCTGGAGACCCCGAGAGCGCGCTGGCGCTGCGCGCGGCGATGGCCGGGCTGAACCCGCGGCAGCGGGCCGTGCTGGTCCTGCGCTACTGGGAGGACCTGAGCGTGCAGGACACCGCGCAACTGCTCGGCATGCGGGAGAACACCGTCAAGAGCCACACGGCACGGGGGCTGGAGGCGCTTCGCGCCGTGATGCGGGAGGAGTACGTATGA
- a CDS encoding DegV family protein: MSRHVAIVTDSTAYLPQRAMERHGITAVPLTVVLGDQALEEGTEISARSLALALQKRRPVTTSRPSPEQFAAAYRAAADAGATAIVSLHLSAEFSGTYDAAVLAAKEAPVPVRVVDTGMVAMALGFCALSAAEAAEAGGTVDEAVAAAEKRAASTAAYFYVDTLDYLRRGGRIGAAQALLGSALAVKPLLELDGGRIELLEKVRTASKAIARLEEIVAARAGTSRVDIAVHHLAAPERAAALAERLRERVPGLGELHVSEVGAVIGAHTGPGLLGAVVSPR, encoded by the coding sequence ATGTCCCGCCATGTCGCGATCGTCACTGATTCAACGGCCTACCTGCCGCAGCGGGCGATGGAGCGGCACGGCATCACCGCGGTTCCGCTGACCGTGGTCCTCGGCGATCAGGCGCTCGAAGAGGGCACCGAGATCTCGGCCCGCTCGCTGGCCCTCGCGCTGCAGAAGCGGCGTCCGGTGACGACTTCCCGTCCCAGCCCCGAACAGTTCGCCGCCGCCTATCGCGCGGCCGCCGACGCGGGGGCCACCGCGATCGTCTCACTGCATCTGTCGGCGGAATTCTCCGGTACGTACGACGCCGCGGTGCTTGCCGCGAAGGAAGCTCCGGTGCCGGTGCGGGTGGTGGACACCGGCATGGTCGCGATGGCGCTGGGCTTCTGCGCACTGTCGGCCGCGGAGGCCGCGGAGGCGGGGGGCACGGTCGACGAGGCGGTCGCCGCCGCGGAGAAGCGGGCCGCCTCGACTGCCGCGTACTTCTACGTCGACACCCTGGACTATCTGCGCCGCGGCGGGCGGATCGGCGCCGCGCAGGCGCTGCTCGGCTCGGCCCTCGCGGTGAAGCCGCTGCTAGAGCTGGACGGTGGGCGGATCGAGCTGCTTGAGAAGGTACGTACGGCGTCCAAGGCGATCGCCCGGCTCGAGGAGATCGTGGCGGCGCGGGCCGGGACGAGCCGGGTCGACATCGCGGTGCACCACCTGGCGGCGCCGGAGCGGGCGGCCGCGCTTGCGGAGCGGTTGCGGGAGCGGGTGCCCGGCCTTGGGGAGCTGCATGTGAGCGAGGTGGGGGCGGTGATCGGGGCGCATACGGGGCCCGGGTTGTTGGGGGCTGTGGTTTCGCCTCGGTGA
- a CDS encoding ComEA family DNA-binding protein: MRRAQVARLWPAVRERLPLWLQLRCGLERGSLVALAAVLVLAAGFAVQHFWSGRPQAVRAPEVVRGSGAGAGAGDMAAAGAGSEAGDAPSSVAAGPGVGGGPGDRIVVDIGGKVRRPGIHRLPPGSRVEDALRAAGGVRSGTDLRGINRARVLVDGEQVVVGAAPGAAPPVAGSGSGSGAGAGPAGGVVGLNSATAEQLDTLPGVGPVLAQHIIDYRTEHGGFRSVEELRQVNGIGDRRFADLRNAVRP; encoded by the coding sequence GTGCGTCGGGCCCAGGTGGCCCGCCTGTGGCCGGCTGTGCGGGAACGGCTGCCGTTGTGGCTGCAGTTGAGGTGCGGGCTGGAGCGCGGCAGCCTGGTCGCGCTGGCCGCGGTCCTGGTGCTCGCGGCCGGGTTCGCGGTGCAGCACTTCTGGTCGGGGCGGCCGCAGGCGGTGCGGGCGCCGGAGGTGGTGCGCGGCAGTGGTGCGGGCGCAGGCGCGGGAGACATGGCGGCGGCCGGAGCGGGCTCGGAGGCCGGGGATGCCCCGTCTTCGGTGGCGGCCGGGCCGGGAGTCGGGGGTGGTCCCGGTGACCGGATCGTCGTGGACATCGGCGGCAAGGTGCGCAGGCCCGGCATTCACCGACTGCCGCCGGGCTCACGGGTCGAGGACGCGCTGCGGGCGGCGGGCGGGGTGCGGTCGGGCACGGATCTCAGGGGGATCAACCGGGCTCGGGTGCTGGTGGACGGCGAGCAGGTGGTCGTCGGGGCTGCCCCCGGCGCCGCTCCTCCTGTCGCCGGCTCCGGCTCTGGGTCCGGAGCCGGTGCGGGACCGGCGGGCGGCGTGGTCGGCCTCAACTCCGCCACCGCCGAGCAGTTGGACACGTTGCCGGGGGTCGGGCCGGTTCTGGCCCAGCACATCATCGACTACCGCACCGAGCACGGAGGCTTCCGTTCCGTCGAGGAACTGCGCCAGGTGAACGGCATCGGCGACCGCCGCTTCGCGGATCTGCGGAACGCGGTACGGCCATGA
- a CDS encoding NADH-ubiquinone oxidoreductase-F iron-sulfur binding region domain-containing protein, whose amino-acid sequence MNAPLPDVPEVRVVGLPQLTSGFDLVERLDLSMHLKVHGPLEPVRGERLAALADEIALRGRGGAGFPFARKLRAVAEAAIKRGVRPVVVVNGSEDEPACRKDTVLINRAPHLILDGALLAAEALGARTLVIGVTRDSTEASMSAALAERGLSNRRNAAIRARVQRNPERMVTGEASALVRSADGGPALPPGRKVRASDSGVGGAPTLLSNAETFAQLAVAARIGAARYRHTGLFEEPGTVLLTLSGAVARPMVVEVPTGVPLRYVLQLAGAPPLPQGVLTGGYHGAWLDSLTAHDAVVSRASLEALGGALGAGAVLPIGPETCPLGEALRVAQWLAAESSGQCGPCRLGLPAAAAGLADLLAGGGPAALEALREVTRAVNGRGACKHPDGAARFIDSTLSAFKDDLAAHVLSGGCGRETSGVLPLPAPGQQELGLPSGEKLAVDWTLCQGHGLCADIVPELIRLGPDGFPSVADAAVPLPLRGRAQRAVRRCPALALRLERTPGEPPSRPALLSAPDRKALDSGRS is encoded by the coding sequence TTGAACGCGCCCCTGCCCGATGTCCCCGAGGTCCGCGTCGTCGGCCTCCCCCAGCTGACCTCCGGCTTCGACCTCGTGGAGCGGCTCGACCTGTCGATGCACCTGAAGGTGCACGGGCCCCTCGAACCCGTGCGCGGCGAGCGTCTCGCCGCCCTCGCGGACGAGATCGCCCTGCGCGGCCGCGGCGGGGCGGGCTTCCCCTTCGCCCGGAAGCTGCGCGCGGTCGCCGAGGCGGCCATCAAGCGGGGCGTACGTCCCGTCGTGGTCGTCAACGGCAGCGAGGACGAGCCCGCCTGCCGCAAGGACACCGTCCTGATCAACCGCGCCCCGCACCTCATCCTCGACGGCGCCCTCCTTGCCGCCGAAGCGCTCGGTGCGCGCACTCTTGTCATCGGTGTGACCCGCGACTCCACCGAGGCCTCGATGAGCGCGGCCCTCGCGGAACGAGGTCTGTCCAACCGCAGAAACGCCGCCATACGCGCGCGCGTGCAGCGCAATCCCGAGCGCATGGTCACTGGCGAGGCCTCGGCCCTGGTCCGCTCCGCCGACGGCGGCCCCGCGCTCCCGCCGGGCCGCAAGGTCCGCGCGTCCGACTCGGGCGTGGGCGGGGCCCCGACCCTCCTGTCGAACGCCGAGACGTTCGCCCAGCTCGCGGTCGCCGCCCGGATCGGCGCCGCCCGCTACCGGCACACCGGCCTCTTCGAGGAGCCCGGCACGGTGCTGCTCACGCTCTCCGGAGCGGTGGCCCGCCCCATGGTCGTCGAGGTTCCCACCGGGGTACCGCTGCGCTACGTCCTGCAGCTGGCCGGGGCCCCGCCGCTCCCGCAGGGCGTGCTGACCGGCGGCTACCACGGCGCCTGGCTGGACTCCCTGACCGCGCACGACGCCGTGGTCTCGCGCGCCTCGCTCGAGGCTCTCGGCGGCGCGCTCGGCGCGGGCGCGGTGCTGCCGATCGGCCCCGAGACCTGCCCGCTGGGCGAGGCCCTGCGGGTGGCCCAGTGGCTGGCCGCCGAGAGCTCGGGCCAGTGCGGCCCCTGCCGGCTCGGCCTGCCCGCGGCGGCGGCCGGGCTCGCCGATCTGCTGGCCGGCGGCGGCCCCGCCGCCCTGGAGGCGCTGCGCGAGGTCACGCGCGCGGTGAACGGCCGCGGCGCCTGCAAGCACCCGGACGGCGCCGCGCGCTTCATCGACTCCACCCTCTCCGCCTTCAAGGACGATCTTGCCGCGCATGTCCTGAGCGGCGGCTGCGGCCGCGAGACCAGCGGCGTACTGCCGTTGCCCGCGCCGGGGCAGCAGGAGCTCGGCCTGCCGAGCGGCGAGAAGCTGGCGGTCGACTGGACCCTCTGCCAGGGCCACGGCCTGTGTGCGGACATCGTCCCCGAACTGATCCGGCTCGGCCCGGACGGTTTCCCGTCCGTCGCCGACGCCGCGGTCCCGCTGCCGCTCCGGGGACGGGCCCAGCGCGCCGTACGCCGCTGCCCCGCACTCGCCCTCCGCCTGGAGCGCACACCGGGCGAGCCCCCGTCCCGTCCCGCACTCCTGAGCGCCCCGGACCGCAAGGCCCTGGACAGCGGCCGGAGTTGA
- a CDS encoding cytochrome b/b6 domain-containing protein produces the protein MTVLVAGDGFRTALDFTTGVLSLVALTCSVVWGLVASDRLFLSSRQRLLAQGVHRATAVASIGFLLLHGTVKIALDHVSLLGALVPFSLGVRGTSGLIGFGSLAGLLMVATGVTGALRSAFASPARVAGRWRALHMLAYPAWCSALVHGLYAGREPKPWVVTLYCLCLAAVAGAIALRSAPLPIKRKVAARILALLRPVPDAASARSPQEPPARRTAPLPGLAAAETPPELSELPSQLPPRHGPFEPPSPGLYEALPQALGSGPSGPTGMAAAYRAVSAAPGARPAPEPRWPAPSPPLPTEAHSATDEPPGYAPVAYDPYDTGATPTYQPVAYDPCDTGGTPAYDPYSTSNTASTGSTGSTGSSDTPLYDSLTDTTPLPGTPPAPFQPPSAGSPWTTPSTPSTHSATGGRR, from the coding sequence GTGACCGTCCTCGTCGCCGGTGACGGATTTCGCACCGCCCTGGACTTCACCACCGGAGTGCTCTCGCTCGTGGCGCTGACCTGCTCCGTGGTGTGGGGCCTGGTCGCCTCCGACCGGCTCTTCCTCAGCAGCAGACAGCGACTGCTCGCCCAGGGCGTGCACCGGGCCACCGCGGTCGCCTCGATCGGCTTCCTGCTGCTGCACGGCACGGTCAAGATCGCCCTCGACCATGTGTCGCTGCTCGGCGCCCTGGTCCCGTTCTCGCTCGGCGTGCGCGGTACGTCCGGGCTCATCGGCTTCGGTTCCCTCGCGGGCCTGCTCATGGTGGCGACCGGCGTCACCGGGGCCCTGCGCAGCGCCTTCGCCTCGCCCGCGCGGGTGGCGGGCCGCTGGCGGGCACTGCACATGCTGGCCTACCCGGCCTGGTGCTCGGCCCTGGTGCACGGCCTGTACGCGGGCCGGGAGCCGAAGCCGTGGGTGGTGACCCTGTACTGCCTGTGCCTGGCCGCCGTCGCCGGGGCGATCGCCCTGCGCAGCGCCCCGCTGCCGATCAAGCGGAAGGTCGCCGCCCGCATCCTCGCGCTGCTGCGGCCCGTGCCGGACGCGGCGTCCGCCCGCTCCCCACAGGAGCCCCCGGCCCGCCGCACCGCGCCCCTGCCCGGCCTTGCGGCCGCCGAGACGCCTCCGGAGCTGTCCGAGCTCCCGTCCCAACTCCCGCCGCGGCACGGCCCTTTCGAGCCCCCGTCGCCCGGCCTGTACGAGGCCCTCCCACAAGCTCTCGGCTCGGGCCCGTCGGGCCCCACCGGCATGGCGGCCGCCTACCGCGCGGTCTCCGCCGCCCCCGGCGCCCGCCCCGCCCCGGAACCTCGCTGGCCCGCCCCCTCGCCGCCCCTGCCGACCGAGGCCCACTCGGCGACGGACGAGCCGCCCGGATACGCACCGGTCGCCTACGACCCGTACGACACCGGAGCAACCCCCACCTACCAACCCGTCGCCTACGACCCTTGCGACACCGGCGGGACCCCCGCCTACGACCCCTACAGCACGAGCAACACCGCAAGCACCGGCAGCACAGGCAGCACAGGCAGCAGCGACACCCCGCTGTACGACAGCCTCACCGACACCACTCCCCTGCCCGGCACACCCCCCGCCCCCTTCCAACCCCCCAGCGCAGGCAGCCCCTGGACCACGCCGTCCACCCCGAGCACGCACAGCGCCACCGGAGGCCGCCGTTGA
- a CDS encoding arylamine N-acetyltransferase family protein codes for MDHNWTEAYLRRIGAERPAVPTAGALRDLHLRHLRTVPFENLSIHLGEDIELTEQALVAKVVDARRGGFCYELNGAFAQLLRSLGFQVTLLQARVYGSEGRLGIPYDHMALRVDTSEGPWLADIGFGSHSHLPLALDERGEQEDPGGTFRIADAPAGDLDVLKDGKPEFLLDRRPRELEEFKSGAWYHRTSPDSHFTRSLVCSLLTEHGRVTLSGRTLTTTVDGERKTEELSTDAEVFTAYREHFGIALDRLPEQPKR; via the coding sequence ATGGATCACAACTGGACCGAGGCCTACCTGCGCCGGATCGGTGCGGAGCGGCCTGCCGTACCGACTGCCGGGGCCCTGCGCGACCTGCATCTGCGGCACTTGCGCACGGTCCCCTTCGAGAATCTCTCCATCCACCTCGGCGAGGACATCGAGCTCACCGAGCAGGCCCTGGTCGCCAAGGTCGTGGACGCCCGCCGAGGAGGCTTCTGCTACGAACTGAACGGGGCCTTCGCCCAGTTGCTGCGCTCCCTCGGCTTCCAGGTGACGCTGCTCCAGGCCCGCGTGTACGGCTCCGAGGGGCGTCTCGGCATTCCGTACGACCACATGGCGCTGCGGGTGGACACCTCGGAGGGGCCCTGGCTCGCCGACATCGGGTTCGGCTCGCACAGTCACCTCCCGCTGGCCCTCGACGAGCGGGGCGAGCAGGAGGATCCCGGCGGTACGTTCCGGATCGCCGACGCCCCCGCGGGGGATCTCGACGTCCTCAAGGACGGCAAGCCGGAGTTCCTCCTGGACCGGCGCCCGCGCGAACTCGAGGAGTTCAAGAGCGGCGCCTGGTACCACCGCACCTCGCCCGACTCGCACTTCACCCGGTCGCTGGTCTGCTCCCTGCTCACCGAGCACGGCCGGGTGACGCTCAGCGGCCGCACCCTGACGACCACCGTCGACGGCGAGCGGAAGACCGAGGAACTCAGCACCGACGCCGAAGTCTTCACGGCCTACCGGGAACACTTCGGGATCGCCCTCGACCGGCTCCCCGAGCAGCCCAAGCGCTGA
- the leuS gene encoding leucine--tRNA ligase, with protein MSETNSAAEVAAPHRYTAAMAADIEARWQDFWDANGTYAAPNPTGDLAGDAEVVARPKKFIMDMFPYPSGAGLHVGHPLGYIATDVFARFQRMTGHNVLHTLGFDAFGLPAEQHAVATGTHPRVSTEAAMDNMKSQLRRLGLGHDKRRSIATIDPEYYKWTQWIFLQIFNSWYDADAQKARPIDELAAQFESGERVVPAGEAGATRAWSELTAAERADVLTGYRLAYASDAPVNWCPGLGTVLANEEVTADGRSERGNFPVFKSKLRQWNMRITAYADRLIDDLDALDWPEAIKLQQRNWIGRSEGARVDFPVGDSGAITVFTTRQDTLFGATYMVLAPEHELVDKIVPAEWPAGTHDVWTEGHATPAEAVAKYRAFAAAKSDVERQADAKEKTGVFTGAFATNPVSGEQVPVFIADYVLMGYGTGAIMAVPAHDTRDFAFARAFELPMRCVVEPSDDRGTDPSTWDDAFVSYDAKIVNSSSADIALDGLGVVEAKAKITEWLAGRGIGEGTVNFRLRDWLFSRQRYWGEPFPIVYDEDGVAHSLPESMLPLELPEVDDYTPRTFEPDDADTSPETPLSRNQEWVNVQLDLGDGVKSYRRETNTMPNWAGSCWYELRYLDPHNSEKLVDPAIEQYWMGPREGQPTGGVDLYVGGAEHAVLHLLYARFWSKVLFDLGHISSAEPFHKLYNQGMIQAYVYRDSRGFPVTAAEVEERDGKFFFEGEQVKRELGKMGKSLKNSVTPEDICVEYGADTLRLYEMAMGPLDVSRPWDTRAVVGQYRLLQRLWRNVVDEASGEATVVEADPDEPMLRALHKAIDGVRQDLDGMRFNTAIAKVTELNNYLTKVGGALPRSVAEPLVLLVAPLAPHIGEELWRKLGHSDSVVHQDFPVADPVYAVAEAVTCVVQIKGKVKARLEVSPSISDEELEQLALADEKVVEALGGAGIRKVIVRAPKLVNIVPA; from the coding sequence ATGAGCGAGACGAATTCGGCTGCCGAAGTCGCAGCCCCTCACCGCTATACGGCTGCCATGGCGGCCGACATCGAGGCACGCTGGCAGGACTTCTGGGACGCCAACGGCACGTACGCGGCCCCCAACCCCACCGGTGACCTGGCCGGCGACGCCGAAGTCGTCGCCCGGCCCAAGAAGTTCATCATGGACATGTTCCCGTACCCCTCCGGTGCGGGCCTGCACGTCGGCCACCCGCTGGGCTACATCGCCACCGACGTCTTCGCCCGCTTCCAGCGGATGACCGGCCACAACGTCCTGCACACGCTGGGCTTCGACGCCTTCGGCCTGCCCGCCGAGCAGCACGCGGTCGCCACCGGCACGCACCCGCGTGTGTCGACGGAAGCCGCCATGGACAACATGAAGAGCCAGCTGCGCCGGCTGGGTCTGGGTCACGACAAGCGCCGCTCGATCGCGACGATCGACCCGGAGTACTACAAGTGGACCCAGTGGATCTTCCTGCAGATCTTCAACTCCTGGTACGACGCGGACGCGCAGAAGGCCCGCCCGATCGACGAGCTGGCCGCCCAGTTCGAGAGCGGTGAGCGTGTCGTCCCGGCAGGCGAAGCGGGCGCCACGCGCGCGTGGAGCGAGCTGACTGCCGCCGAGCGTGCCGACGTGCTGACCGGTTACCGCCTGGCGTACGCCTCGGACGCCCCCGTCAACTGGTGCCCCGGCCTGGGCACCGTACTGGCGAACGAGGAAGTGACCGCCGACGGCCGCTCCGAGCGCGGTAATTTCCCCGTCTTCAAGTCGAAGCTGCGCCAGTGGAACATGCGGATCACGGCGTACGCGGACCGCCTGATCGACGACCTGGACGCGCTGGACTGGCCCGAGGCCATCAAGCTGCAGCAGCGCAACTGGATCGGCCGCTCCGAGGGCGCCCGCGTCGACTTCCCCGTCGGCGACTCCGGCGCGATCACGGTGTTCACCACGCGCCAGGACACGCTGTTCGGCGCGACCTACATGGTGCTGGCGCCCGAGCATGAGCTGGTCGACAAGATCGTCCCGGCCGAGTGGCCCGCGGGCACGCACGACGTGTGGACCGAGGGGCACGCCACCCCGGCCGAGGCCGTCGCCAAGTACCGCGCGTTCGCGGCCGCCAAGTCCGACGTCGAGCGGCAGGCCGACGCCAAGGAGAAGACCGGCGTCTTCACCGGCGCGTTCGCGACCAACCCGGTCAGTGGCGAGCAGGTCCCGGTCTTCATCGCCGACTACGTGCTGATGGGCTACGGCACCGGCGCGATCATGGCCGTCCCGGCGCACGACACCCGTGACTTCGCCTTCGCGCGCGCCTTCGAGCTGCCGATGCGCTGCGTCGTCGAGCCTTCGGACGACCGCGGTACGGACCCGTCCACTTGGGACGACGCGTTCGTCTCGTACGACGCGAAGATCGTGAACTCGTCGAGTGCCGACATCGCCCTGGACGGCCTGGGCGTCGTCGAGGCCAAGGCCAAGATCACCGAGTGGCTGGCCGGGCGCGGCATCGGCGAGGGCACCGTCAACTTCCGGCTGCGCGACTGGCTGTTCAGCCGCCAGCGCTACTGGGGCGAGCCCTTCCCGATCGTCTACGACGAGGACGGCGTCGCGCACTCGCTGCCCGAGTCGATGCTGCCGCTGGAGCTGCCCGAGGTCGACGACTACACGCCGCGCACCTTCGAGCCGGACGACGCCGACACCTCTCCGGAGACGCCGCTGTCGCGCAACCAGGAGTGGGTCAACGTCCAGCTGGACCTGGGCGACGGCGTGAAGTCGTACCGGCGCGAGACCAACACCATGCCGAACTGGGCCGGTTCGTGCTGGTACGAGCTGCGCTACCTGGACCCGCACAACAGCGAGAAGCTGGTCGACCCGGCCATCGAGCAGTACTGGATGGGCCCGCGCGAGGGGCAGCCGACGGGCGGTGTCGACCTGTACGTCGGCGGTGCCGAGCACGCCGTGCTGCACCTGCTGTACGCGCGCTTCTGGTCCAAGGTGCTGTTCGACCTGGGCCACATCTCGTCGGCCGAGCCGTTCCACAAGCTGTACAACCAGGGCATGATCCAGGCGTACGTCTACCGGGACAGCCGCGGCTTCCCGGTGACGGCCGCCGAGGTCGAGGAGCGCGACGGCAAGTTCTTCTTCGAGGGCGAGCAGGTCAAGCGCGAGCTGGGCAAGATGGGCAAGTCCCTGAAGAACTCGGTCACTCCGGAGGACATCTGCGTCGAGTACGGCGCCGACACCCTGCGCCTGTACGAGATGGCGATGGGCCCCCTGGACGTCTCGCGGCCGTGGGACACGCGCGCGGTGGTCGGCCAGTACCGGCTGCTGCAGCGGCTGTGGCGCAACGTCGTGGACGAGGCGAGCGGTGAGGCCACCGTGGTCGAGGCCGACCCCGACGAGCCCATGCTGCGCGCCCTGCACAAGGCGATCGACGGCGTACGGCAGGACCTGGACGGGATGCGCTTCAACACCGCCATCGCCAAGGTCACCGAGCTGAACAACTACCTGACCAAGGTGGGCGGCGCGCTGCCGCGCAGCGTCGCCGAGCCGCTGGTGCTGCTGGTCGCGCCGCTGGCCCCGCACATCGGCGAGGAGCTGTGGCGCAAGCTGGGCCACAGCGACTCGGTGGTCCACCAGGACTTCCCGGTCGCCGACCCGGTGTACGCCGTTGCCGAGGCCGTGACCTGCGTCGTGCAGATCAAGGGCAAGGTCAAGGCGCGCCTGGAGGTCTCCCCGTCGATCTCCGACGAGGAGCTGGAGCAGCTGGCGCTGGCCGACGAGAAGGTCGTGGAGGCGCTGGGCGGCGCCGGGATCCGCAAGGTGATCGTGCGGGCGCCGAAGCTGGTGAACATCGTCCCCGCGTGA